The Providencia sp. PROV188 genome includes a region encoding these proteins:
- a CDS encoding response regulator transcription factor, with product MKKLTLALVDDHPIVLSGLKETLSQSHNLSIEGAFTSDAELFSFLNHHTVDVIVTDYMMPNNTQSSDGQNYIQFLQRKYPNTALVVLTMISNPMIIQTLYDNNVNAVVSKEAPLPELIKAITLAGQGKQYRQPIADLTTTIKSRKASTLDERVKTLSPRELEVLRLFVQGKPIVEIAKLLNRSDKTISLQKNAAMRKLGVENNQALISYCITHHLFD from the coding sequence ATGAAAAAGTTAACCTTAGCCTTAGTTGATGACCACCCGATTGTCTTATCAGGCTTAAAAGAAACACTATCCCAATCACACAACTTATCCATCGAAGGTGCATTTACCAGCGATGCTGAGTTGTTTTCTTTTTTAAATCACCATACTGTTGATGTCATTGTTACTGACTATATGATGCCCAATAACACGCAATCAAGTGATGGGCAAAATTATATCCAATTTCTACAGCGTAAATACCCAAATACAGCGTTAGTGGTATTAACGATGATATCTAACCCCATGATTATTCAAACGTTATACGATAACAATGTCAATGCGGTTGTCTCGAAGGAAGCGCCACTACCAGAGCTAATCAAAGCCATTACCTTAGCGGGTCAAGGAAAACAATACCGTCAACCTATTGCAGATTTAACGACAACAATAAAAAGCCGTAAAGCTTCGACCCTTGATGAAAGAGTGAAAACACTCTCGCCTCGAGAGTTAGAAGTATTGCGCTTATTTGTTCAGGGAAAACCGATTGTTGAAATCGCCAAATTGCTCAATAGAAGTGATAAAACCATTAGTCTGCAAAAAAATGCAGCCATGCGTAAATTAGGTGTTGAAAATAACCAAGCTCTAATCAGTTATTGCATTACACACCATTTGTTTGACTAA
- a CDS encoding ATP-binding protein, with protein MPNKSPTAFSRITRSSGRTNSILTVTLPLLFVLITTLFWSADRIVQQETRRLEVEFKSFIGYLIEQETFLKALNKQNQDLSELLESRTYSINDQFLPKEWPLRLLEGKESIVAMPFTLACGTNLECSRVPSILFSLGAYLADFYSTFWGRSYYPAAAVFFVNEHDYISISVPSVGTLMGGEAISPELFRSVTDSVRKNLSLINKQFADIKQDEQEPPVIWLKAENFKNNLMGIVPAGFNADLWQSAHLSPKDIYAVSLLSKDHLSMLEKMLNPTLRHEFWLLHEDFGLLLGESAVPVEPLEGIFYTQNGLVMKLSFENTDWVGYYRISYAAFFEDNLWLPISLVISLLFSIFCGWGYKHWYHKKILQPAVHSQQVILESEEFNQTLIATTPIGLCVIDKETLGLRFANELAQHWLKIPDTSHPYDSIEYNELLRRVISDQKQVTTVLKSGKHAIYIVSTATHYQQRPVILCAFTDITIQAETEAQLNHAKRLAEEANQAKSTFLATMSHEIRTPLYGIIGTLELLENTALTPKQKHFLDRMSTTSHLLMHLIGDILDISKIEANQIHIQHQSFDLLDLIQQTVQLYQGLAQQKKLQLFAIIDPNIYAIRIGDSARLQQIFGNLVSNAIKFTHHGKVTIELKNGDNNNIILFVNDTGVGISKEEQEKLFEPFYQAHSGDHTYGGTGLGLFICSKLVKLMGGEISVASELMHGSSFKVTLPLELDHNNIHWKSLTGSHIWLRTIDPLLTNNVYDWLTRWGAKVYFTEAELPEDSSLVIAVSILIENFSLPKNWQGKIWISDEASFRLSELNQQLFLLQNDENSILPLSCPIQQTPSYANEYSLRVLVAEDNPINQVILQEQLELLGCEVFMASDGEEALVIWDNEVIDIVLTDVNMPYRNGYELTKQLRSEGETCPIVGVTANGLKDEEERCLAAGMDTWLVKPIELDTLAQLFNRFFPTYSSTLLSDSATMVFINPLDSNDRDNIIQHFTVDIHDLCEAVKNNNIEAVKQLSHRIRGALVSVEQRELASRLHVLEELLNMEKPNLNIADTYKVICDELTFWLNKLSQTNGV; from the coding sequence ATGCCAAATAAATCACCAACTGCTTTTTCTCGTATAACGCGCAGTTCTGGGCGTACTAATAGTATATTAACAGTTACTCTGCCTCTTTTATTTGTATTAATCACAACATTATTTTGGAGTGCTGATAGGATTGTTCAGCAAGAAACCAGGCGTTTAGAAGTTGAATTCAAATCTTTTATTGGTTATTTGATTGAACAAGAAACTTTTTTAAAAGCACTAAATAAACAGAATCAAGATTTATCTGAACTGCTTGAAAGTCGAACTTACTCCATCAATGATCAATTTTTACCGAAAGAATGGCCATTAAGACTATTAGAAGGTAAAGAGTCTATCGTTGCTATGCCATTCACTTTAGCTTGTGGAACCAATTTAGAGTGCTCCAGAGTTCCGAGTATTTTATTTTCATTAGGGGCTTATTTAGCAGATTTTTACTCCACATTTTGGGGGCGCTCATACTATCCAGCCGCTGCTGTATTTTTTGTTAACGAGCATGACTATATTAGCATTAGCGTTCCATCGGTTGGTACTTTAATGGGGGGAGAGGCTATTTCGCCTGAATTATTTCGCTCAGTAACCGATAGTGTTAGAAAAAATTTATCATTAATAAATAAGCAGTTTGCTGATATAAAACAAGACGAGCAAGAACCCCCAGTTATTTGGCTAAAAGCAGAAAATTTTAAAAATAATTTAATGGGCATTGTTCCAGCAGGCTTCAATGCTGATTTGTGGCAAAGTGCTCATCTTTCACCAAAAGATATTTATGCAGTTTCTCTGTTAAGTAAAGATCATCTTAGTATGCTAGAGAAAATGTTAAACCCAACATTGAGGCATGAATTCTGGCTTTTGCATGAAGATTTTGGCCTATTATTGGGAGAGTCAGCTGTTCCTGTTGAGCCATTAGAAGGTATTTTTTATACACAAAATGGCTTGGTGATGAAATTAAGTTTTGAAAATACAGATTGGGTGGGCTATTACCGAATTAGTTATGCCGCATTTTTTGAAGATAACTTATGGTTGCCAATTAGCCTTGTTATATCTCTTCTGTTTAGTATTTTCTGCGGCTGGGGTTATAAACATTGGTACCATAAAAAAATATTACAGCCTGCGGTACATTCACAACAAGTTATTTTAGAAAGTGAAGAGTTCAATCAAACATTGATTGCAACCACACCGATAGGGCTTTGTGTTATTGATAAAGAAACACTAGGACTTCGTTTTGCTAATGAACTAGCTCAGCACTGGTTAAAAATTCCAGATACTTCTCATCCTTATGATTCTATTGAATATAATGAATTACTTCGCCGTGTTATTTCTGATCAGAAGCAGGTTACGACTGTTTTAAAATCAGGGAAGCACGCTATCTATATTGTTAGCACTGCAACCCATTATCAGCAACGCCCAGTTATTTTATGTGCATTTACTGATATCACTATACAAGCAGAAACAGAAGCACAGCTTAATCATGCTAAGCGTTTAGCTGAAGAAGCTAACCAAGCTAAATCAACCTTTTTAGCCACGATGAGCCATGAAATACGAACTCCGCTTTATGGTATTATTGGGACATTAGAATTATTAGAAAATACAGCATTAACTCCTAAGCAAAAACATTTTCTTGATAGAATGTCTACAACATCGCATTTATTAATGCATCTTATCGGGGATATTCTTGATATCAGTAAAATAGAAGCCAATCAAATTCATATTCAACACCAGTCATTTGACCTACTCGATTTAATACAGCAAACCGTTCAGTTATATCAAGGCCTAGCTCAACAGAAGAAACTTCAGTTATTTGCCATTATTGATCCTAATATCTATGCCATTAGAATTGGTGACTCAGCACGATTACAACAAATATTTGGTAACCTAGTCAGTAACGCTATTAAGTTTACACATCATGGTAAAGTGACGATTGAATTAAAAAATGGTGACAATAACAATATCATATTGTTTGTAAACGATACTGGCGTTGGAATTAGTAAAGAAGAACAAGAAAAGTTATTTGAACCTTTCTATCAAGCACACTCTGGAGACCATACCTACGGAGGAACAGGCTTAGGTTTATTTATCTGCTCAAAATTAGTCAAGCTGATGGGGGGCGAAATCAGCGTAGCAAGCGAGCTGATGCATGGTAGCTCTTTTAAAGTGACATTGCCGTTAGAACTAGATCACAACAATATACATTGGAAGAGTTTAACGGGTTCACATATTTGGCTGCGGACAATAGATCCTCTACTAACCAACAATGTGTATGATTGGCTAACTCGTTGGGGAGCAAAAGTCTATTTCACAGAGGCTGAGTTGCCTGAAGACTCATCATTGGTCATTGCCGTAAGTATTTTAATCGAGAACTTTTCATTACCTAAAAATTGGCAAGGGAAAATATGGATAAGTGATGAAGCAAGCTTCCGTTTATCTGAATTAAATCAACAGCTTTTTTTACTGCAAAATGATGAAAATTCAATATTGCCTTTAAGCTGTCCAATTCAACAGACACCATCTTATGCGAATGAATACTCATTGCGTGTTTTAGTTGCAGAAGATAACCCAATAAATCAGGTTATACTGCAAGAGCAGTTAGAATTACTTGGTTGCGAAGTCTTTATGGCTAGCGATGGCGAAGAGGCCTTAGTTATTTGGGATAATGAAGTCATTGATATTGTTTTAACTGACGTCAATATGCCTTACCGTAATGGGTATGAGTTAACTAAACAGCTGCGGAGTGAAGGTGAAACTTGCCCGATTGTTGGTGTTACGGCAAATGGTTTGAAGGATGAAGAAGAACGCTGTTTAGCCGCAGGGATGGATACCTGGTTAGTTAAGCCAATTGAACTAGATACTTTAGCGCAATTATTCAACCGTTTCTTCCCTACCTATTCTTCTACGCTTCTCTCTGATTCTGCCACTATGGTATTTATTAACCCACTTGATAGCAATGACCGAGATAATATTATTCAACATTTTACTGTTGATATTCATGATCTTTGCGAAGCGGTGAAAAATAATAACATAGAGGCAGTAAAACAGCTGTCACATCGTATTCGGGGCGCATTAGTGAGCGTGGAACAGCGTGAACTTGCTAGTAGACTTCACGTGCTTGAAGAGTTGTTGAATATGGAAAAACCAAACTTAAACATAGCCGATACCTATAAAGTGATTTGCGATGAATTAACGTTTTGGCTAAATAAGCTTAGTCAAACAAATGGTGTGTAA
- a CDS encoding helix-turn-helix domain-containing protein: MKKEKLYYISQLVGKCMQKYRIEKGISGECVAKKLGISQQQLSRYERGENALTVDVLFKYLLIIEVNFPEFYNRLFYIIGRHPKLSMYISGLNGFGWELDDLKDYYTSAIV, from the coding sequence ATGAAAAAAGAAAAACTATATTATATCAGTCAACTGGTAGGAAAGTGTATGCAAAAGTATCGCATTGAAAAAGGTATTAGTGGGGAATGTGTTGCAAAAAAGTTAGGTATTAGTCAACAACAATTATCAAGATATGAGCGTGGTGAAAATGCGCTTACAGTTGATGTTTTATTCAAATATCTATTAATTATTGAAGTTAATTTTCCTGAGTTTTATAATAGGTTATTCTATATAATTGGGCGTCATCCTAAATTATCTATGTATATTTCAGGTTTAAATGGTTTTGGTTGGGAACTAGATGACTTAAAAGATTATTATACATCTGCAATTGTATAA
- a CDS encoding DUF1852 domain-containing protein, protein MNTEFTFNITRSIFDENYNPSENTRITTNFANLARGKSRQENLRNALSMINNRFNSLAYWDNPKNDRYAVELEIISVEMNIEEKDSAFPVIEILKTSIIDKKTQQRIEGIVGNNFSSYVRDYDFSVLLLEHNKDQAEFSIPTKFGCLHGNIFKSFINSKEYKANFNKSPVICLSVSNRDTYHRTGNQHPILGIEYQPSNASLTEQYFAKMGLQVRYFMPKNSVAPLAFYFTGDLLSDYSNLELISTISTMETFQKIYRPEIYNANTVAGECYQPSLNQQDYSLTKIVYDREERSQLAIEQGKFTEEHFIKPYQTILEKWSASYSV, encoded by the coding sequence ATGAATACAGAATTTACCTTTAATATTACGCGCAGCATTTTTGATGAAAATTACAACCCATCGGAAAACACGCGGATTACTACCAACTTTGCAAATTTAGCCAGAGGCAAAAGCCGCCAAGAAAATCTGCGTAACGCATTGTCGATGATCAACAACCGCTTCAATTCATTGGCGTATTGGGATAACCCTAAAAACGATCGCTATGCTGTTGAGTTGGAAATTATCTCTGTCGAGATGAATATCGAAGAAAAAGATAGCGCCTTCCCTGTCATTGAAATATTAAAAACCAGCATCATCGATAAAAAAACGCAGCAACGTATTGAAGGGATTGTAGGGAATAATTTTTCTTCCTACGTGCGGGACTATGATTTTAGCGTTTTACTTTTGGAACATAACAAAGACCAAGCAGAGTTTAGTATTCCTACTAAATTTGGCTGCCTGCATGGCAATATTTTTAAATCGTTTATTAATTCCAAAGAGTACAAAGCGAACTTTAATAAATCACCGGTGATCTGTTTAAGTGTCTCAAATAGAGATACCTACCATCGCACTGGGAATCAACACCCTATATTAGGTATTGAATATCAGCCAAGTAACGCTTCTTTAACGGAGCAATACTTCGCAAAAATGGGCTTACAGGTTCGTTACTTTATGCCGAAAAATAGCGTTGCCCCTTTGGCCTTTTATTTTACGGGAGACTTGCTGAGCGACTACAGCAACCTTGAGTTAATCAGCACTATTAGCACCATGGAAACGTTCCAAAAAATTTATCGTCCTGAAATTTATAATGCCAACACGGTAGCGGGTGAATGTTATCAACCGAGCTTAAATCAGCAGGATTACTCATTAACCAAAATTGTTTATGACCGTGAAGAGCGCAGCCAACTTGCCATTGAACAAGGTAAATTTACTGAAGAACACTTCATTAAGCCTTACCAAACGATCCTTGAAAAATGGTCTGCAAGCTATTCCGTTTAA
- a CDS encoding methionine synthase, with protein sequence MKILLPTSTAGSLPKPSWLAEPEKLWSPWKLNNEELITGKQDALRLSLDDQLRAGIDIVSDGEQTRQHFVTTFIEHLSGVDFEKRQVVKIRDRYDASVPTVVGAVARQKPVFVDDAKYLRQLTDKPIKWALPGPMTMIDTLYDNHYKSREKLAWEFAKILNQEARELEAAGVDIIQFDEPAFNVFFDEVNDWGIAALERAIEGLKCETAVHICYGYGIKANTDWKKTLGSEWRQYEEAFPKLQSSNIDIVSLECHNSNVPMDLIELIRGKKVMVGAIDVATNTVETPEEVANTLRKALQFVDADKLYPSTNCGMAPLSRDVARGKLNALSAGAEIIRKELGAK encoded by the coding sequence ATGAAAATATTATTACCTACTTCCACAGCCGGTAGCTTACCGAAACCATCTTGGTTAGCTGAACCAGAAAAGCTTTGGTCCCCATGGAAACTGAACAACGAAGAACTTATCACCGGCAAACAAGATGCCCTGCGTTTATCACTGGACGATCAATTACGTGCGGGTATCGACATCGTGAGCGATGGCGAACAAACTCGCCAACACTTTGTGACCACCTTTATTGAACACTTGAGTGGTGTGGATTTTGAAAAGCGCCAAGTGGTAAAAATTCGTGACCGTTACGATGCCAGCGTACCAACCGTTGTGGGCGCTGTTGCTCGCCAAAAGCCAGTATTTGTGGATGATGCTAAGTATCTTCGTCAACTCACTGACAAACCGATTAAATGGGCATTACCGGGTCCAATGACCATGATCGACACGCTCTATGATAACCACTATAAAAGCCGTGAAAAATTGGCGTGGGAGTTTGCTAAAATTCTTAACCAAGAAGCCAGAGAGTTAGAAGCCGCAGGTGTCGATATTATCCAATTTGATGAACCCGCATTTAACGTATTTTTTGATGAAGTCAATGACTGGGGGATCGCTGCCCTCGAAAGAGCCATTGAAGGACTGAAATGCGAAACTGCAGTACATATCTGTTATGGTTATGGCATTAAAGCCAACACCGATTGGAAGAAAACATTAGGTTCTGAGTGGCGACAATACGAAGAAGCTTTCCCGAAACTGCAAAGCTCAAATATCGATATCGTTTCACTGGAATGCCACAACTCCAATGTCCCGATGGACTTGATTGAGCTTATCCGTGGTAAAAAAGTGATGGTCGGTGCAATTGACGTGGCAACCAACACTGTCGAAACTCCGGAAGAAGTCGCCAATACATTGCGAAAAGCCCTACAATTTGTTGATGCAGACAAACTTTACCCATCAACTAACTGTGGCATGGCGCCATTATCTCGCGATGTTGCCAGAGGGAAACTCAACGCGTTAAGCGCAGGCGCAGAGATCATCCGAAAAGAACTTGGCGCAAAATAA
- a CDS encoding isoaspartyl peptidase/L-asparaginase family protein gives MKLSLLGCLLAASFSLHAYAASEPPIRLVIHGGAGTITKDTITPAQEKEYQEKLTEALEAGYAVLNKGGSSLDAVQASINVMEDSPLFNAGKGAVFTHEGKNEMDASIMDGSNRKAGAVAGVTNIKNPINAAYAVMTKSPHVMMVSKGAEQFAAEQGLEIVDPSYFRTDFRWQQLQKAKEKEKVVLDHDGKTAALFIDPMMYDYKYGTVGAVALDKNGNIAAGTSTGGMTNKRFGRVGDSPIIGAGNYADNNTVAVSATGSGEMFIRTATAHNIAAQVKYNKTPIDQAARNALDEVKELNGSGGVIVLDKTGNYAMEFNSEGMYRGTIGNDGKPQVAIYKND, from the coding sequence ATGAAATTATCTCTACTAGGATGTTTATTGGCAGCTTCATTTTCTTTGCACGCTTATGCCGCAAGCGAGCCACCAATCCGATTAGTGATCCACGGGGGAGCCGGTACTATTACCAAAGACACCATTACTCCAGCACAAGAAAAAGAGTATCAAGAAAAACTGACCGAAGCCTTAGAAGCAGGCTATGCGGTACTCAATAAAGGCGGTAGTAGCCTTGATGCGGTACAAGCCTCTATTAATGTGATGGAAGATTCCCCGCTATTTAACGCAGGAAAAGGCGCCGTTTTTACCCACGAAGGCAAAAATGAAATGGATGCGTCGATTATGGATGGCAGCAACCGTAAAGCAGGGGCTGTGGCAGGTGTCACCAACATTAAAAACCCGATTAATGCCGCTTATGCCGTCATGACCAAAAGCCCTCATGTCATGATGGTTTCTAAAGGTGCTGAGCAATTCGCCGCAGAACAAGGTCTTGAAATCGTTGACCCATCCTATTTCCGCACTGACTTCCGTTGGCAGCAACTTCAAAAAGCCAAAGAAAAAGAGAAAGTGGTACTCGACCATGACGGTAAAACTGCCGCTCTCTTTATTGATCCAATGATGTATGACTACAAATATGGCACTGTTGGCGCGGTCGCTCTCGATAAAAACGGTAATATCGCCGCAGGGACATCCACAGGTGGCATGACCAACAAACGCTTCGGTCGCGTCGGTGACTCCCCTATCATTGGTGCAGGGAACTACGCTGACAACAATACCGTCGCCGTTTCAGCCACAGGCTCTGGCGAAATGTTCATCCGTACCGCAACCGCCCACAATATCGCTGCTCAAGTCAAATACAACAAAACGCCTATCGACCAAGCCGCCCGTAATGCACTGGATGAAGTCAAAGAGCTAAACGGAAGTGGCGGTGTGATTGTGTTGGATAAAACCGGTAACTACGCGATGGAGTTTAATTCAGAAGGGATGTACCGCGGAACAATAGGTAATGATGGTAAACCGCAAGTCGCGATTTATAAAAACGATTAA
- a CDS encoding amidohydrolase family protein → MNTEQLSGRREFLTTSAKVVAACTLLGSVSAGAAVQSVPQSGVSRITDKHYYLDDALLETGFNFRDSTVMGTQTELKTIEINDGKIVAVLPNKQHPNTVLNAYSAQGKLMLPAFRDMHIHLDKTFYGGAWQAPQSREGKTIMDMIALEQKMLPELQPFTQERAHALIDLIQSHGSTIARSHCNIEPVSGLKNLEALQKVLDKRQQDLTCEIVAFPQHGLLLSKSVPLMREAMQAGAHYVGGLDPTNVDGAMEKSLDAMFQIALDYNKGVDIHLHETSPAGLAAINYMIKTVDENRSLRGKVTISHAFALAMLNPEDADVMAKRLAEQQITIASTVPIGTLHMPLKTLNKNGVFVMTGTDSVIDHWSPFGLGDMLEKANLYAQLYTRPDELALSRSLAIATGNVLPLDEKGKQVWPAKGDDASFVLVDASCSAEAVARISPRQAAFHKGYLASGAVEKSLG, encoded by the coding sequence ATGAATACAGAACAGTTGTCTGGTCGCAGAGAGTTTCTGACGACAAGCGCAAAAGTGGTGGCGGCTTGTACATTATTAGGTTCAGTATCTGCGGGGGCGGCGGTGCAAAGCGTACCGCAGTCTGGTGTTTCTCGTATCACAGATAAACATTATTATCTTGATGATGCGTTACTCGAAACAGGTTTTAATTTCCGTGATAGTACGGTAATGGGGACACAAACTGAGCTAAAAACTATCGAAATTAATGATGGTAAAATCGTGGCGGTGTTACCCAATAAACAGCATCCAAATACCGTTCTGAATGCGTACAGTGCGCAAGGCAAATTGATGCTTCCTGCATTTCGAGATATGCATATTCATCTGGATAAAACCTTTTACGGAGGAGCATGGCAAGCGCCACAGTCCCGTGAAGGTAAAACCATTATGGATATGATAGCCCTTGAACAGAAAATGTTGCCTGAATTGCAGCCTTTCACGCAAGAAAGAGCGCATGCGCTGATTGATTTGATTCAATCTCACGGGTCGACTATCGCGCGCAGCCATTGCAATATTGAGCCTGTTTCTGGATTAAAAAACCTTGAAGCACTGCAAAAAGTGTTGGATAAACGTCAGCAAGATCTCACGTGTGAAATTGTGGCATTCCCTCAACATGGCTTGTTGCTGTCAAAATCAGTCCCTTTGATGCGAGAAGCGATGCAAGCGGGTGCACACTATGTGGGAGGGTTAGATCCGACCAATGTGGATGGCGCGATGGAAAAATCCCTTGATGCGATGTTCCAGATTGCGCTGGATTACAACAAAGGGGTTGATATCCATCTGCATGAGACAAGCCCGGCAGGACTTGCTGCTATCAACTATATGATAAAAACGGTGGATGAAAACCGCAGCTTGCGTGGCAAGGTGACGATTAGCCATGCATTTGCGTTAGCTATGTTAAATCCTGAAGATGCCGATGTGATGGCAAAACGGTTGGCTGAGCAGCAGATTACGATAGCGTCGACAGTGCCTATCGGTACATTACATATGCCATTAAAAACGCTGAATAAAAATGGTGTGTTTGTGATGACAGGGACTGACAGTGTGATTGATCACTGGTCGCCATTTGGTCTCGGGGACATGTTAGAAAAAGCCAATCTATATGCGCAGTTGTACACGCGCCCTGATGAGTTGGCATTATCTCGCTCCCTTGCTATCGCCACGGGCAATGTATTGCCACTGGATGAAAAGGGCAAGCAAGTGTGGCCAGCAAAAGGGGATGATGCCAGTTTTGTACTGGTGGATGCCTCTTGCTCAGCAGAGGCGGTTGCGCGTATCTCTCCAAGGCAAGCTGCGTTCCATAAAGGGTATTTGGCCAGTGGCGCAGTTGAAAAGTCATTAGGCTGA
- a CDS encoding carbamate kinase family protein, producing MKELVVVAIGGNSIIKDNSSQSIEAQEKAVQEVAQHISDMLKGNYNIVLTHGNGPQVGLDLRRAEIAHVTEGLPLTPLANCVADTQGGIGYLVQQALTNVLAKQQHRQAVTVVTQVEVDKNDPNFAAPTKPIGAFFSKEQADVLQQENPDWHFVEDSGRGYRRVVASPEPKRVIESAAIRTLTEHDYVVVAAGGGGIPVVNNGQGGYQSVDAVIDKDLSTTLLAKELNADILIITTGVEKVCIHFGKPEQKALGETSTTDMKRYMAEGHFPAGSMLPKIEASLSFIANGGKRVIITTPEALPAALRGETGTHIIQG from the coding sequence ATGAAAGAACTCGTGGTTGTTGCCATCGGGGGCAACAGTATTATTAAAGATAACAGCAGCCAATCCATTGAAGCTCAAGAAAAAGCGGTTCAGGAAGTGGCTCAGCACATCAGCGATATGCTTAAAGGTAATTACAATATTGTGCTGACTCACGGCAATGGACCGCAGGTGGGGTTGGATTTACGTCGCGCTGAAATTGCTCATGTGACGGAAGGATTACCACTGACACCGCTGGCTAACTGTGTGGCGGATACTCAAGGGGGGATTGGCTATTTAGTCCAGCAAGCACTTACTAACGTATTAGCGAAACAGCAACATCGCCAAGCAGTAACGGTAGTGACCCAAGTGGAAGTTGATAAAAATGACCCGAACTTTGCGGCTCCGACTAAGCCGATTGGCGCATTTTTCAGTAAAGAACAAGCTGATGTATTGCAGCAGGAAAACCCTGATTGGCACTTTGTTGAAGATTCAGGACGCGGATATCGCCGCGTGGTGGCATCCCCTGAACCTAAACGAGTCATTGAGTCAGCAGCAATTCGTACATTGACCGAACATGATTATGTGGTTGTTGCGGCTGGCGGCGGTGGGATCCCTGTTGTGAATAATGGGCAGGGCGGTTATCAAAGTGTGGATGCTGTTATTGATAAAGATTTATCGACTACGCTACTGGCTAAAGAGCTCAATGCGGACATTTTAATCATCACCACGGGCGTTGAAAAGGTGTGTATTCACTTTGGCAAACCGGAACAAAAAGCCCTTGGTGAAACCTCAACGACGGATATGAAACGCTATATGGCAGAGGGGCACTTCCCAGCAGGAAGCATGCTACCGAAAATCGAAGCCAGTTTATCGTTTATCGCTAATGGCGGTAAGCGCGTGATTATCACGACGCCTGAAGCTCTGCCAGCAGCATTACGTGGCGAGACGGGAACCCATATTATTCAAGGCTAA